The Thalassophryne amazonica chromosome 18, fThaAma1.1, whole genome shotgun sequence DNA window AgacgctacatatattagctaacaacactgaacaatggacattaatatttgcattcaggactcacatgccaatccagcagacgGCGGTGTAATTTTTTTAGTAATTtctatgtaagtacataatataattgtaaacacaTTAACAATACATGGATGACGCAAGAAAGTGAaaagacttatttccattgtgttccatttaaaaatcaaatgccaAAATAggagtaaaagtaaaataataattataataataataatactgataggaataataatgatgatgataataataatactagtttgtatatgataacaagaaccaaaacaatttataaatacattaagacagtaaattaacaataaaaaataaaaaaaatcacataattaacaggaaataaaagggctgagatcTTCTTCAAAAgactgttgaggtctaatgtctaaggttctaaaacattctggactcacacgccattccaactcattatagaaacttgtgcataatttattaccgcccttgaaaaatgtcaactacctattttataaacactacccaatctagggcctctggatccccacaggcaacacgctcaTAGTCTGTTTAACTGGTTAGGACGACCACTTTTACCCTCTGAAGAACTGCTGCCCGATAACCTGTCTTACAGTCTACCCAACCTCAGCCTGGACTCCTTCCTGAGGATTGGAATCCTGCTTTCTCAGGTCTGAAGATCAAGCCTGTCCCTGGTTCTTGATTAAAACCACTGAATGTTGTTGTTCACTGTGAGGGGGTTGACTGACTGGTCCGTGACACACGGTCACTTCTGTGTTGTAGATATGAATCAGAAAATGAACAGTTAAAGATGTGACCCATAAATTAGGACTTTTGTGTGAACTGTATGTTTCTTTTGCAGAAAGCCACCGCCTTTCTTTGCTGAAACTGAGGCTTGTTTTTCCTCTTATTCCACTGACACATCAAAATATCCCTGAAAGTTGTTCTGAAGGTCTTATTGCACAAAGCATAGCACATGGGGTTGACTGTACTGTTGACGTAACACAGCCAGTAGCCCAGCGCCCAGAGCATTTCAGGGATACACTCCTGACAGAAAGTGTTGACCAGCACCATGATGTTGTACGGCAGCCACGTCATAATGAAGGCCAGCAGGATTGCACTGAGCGTCCGAGCTGccttcttctcactggctttttTCTCGTTCTTGCGTTTGTGGATCTCTGTCTTGGCCTTCGATGCCAAGTGTTTGGCCATCACTGCTTCTTTGATGGTGATGGCTGCAGGTGATTGGTCAGCTGTCAAAGATATCACAGATTTTGATTGTGACCCTTCTTCACGTCTGGAAAATGAAGATAGCTGTTCATCGGTGCGTTTCTTCCCCTTTGTGAATTTTTTGACACCTAGACAGAGAGAGATACATCGATATGTAAGACATATCAAACTCCTTGTTGTGTCTTAAAGGTTCATATCTTACATTAAGAACACTGAACAggaaaaatagaagacattataaTGCGCACACACTACACATGATGACAGTTTTTGCAACTGAAATAAGTTATTACCCGTGATTATTTTATTCAACGTTGCTTCTCATAATAATTACAACTTTTgtttattctgatttttttttttttttttttttttagtagcgatgtttttagggccccttcacacatagtgcgaatacgtacaactcagggcgactaaCAGCGGTAGAGCtcctatgagcgaaccacgaaacatcacattacatttgtttatttgatctttgttATTGTTAGTTTGGCCTAAACTTTGGGCCACCCCCCCCCtccaagtctggtctgcttgtggtttcttcctcaaaataaaattaaaaagcagCAGTGGGAgtccttgctctgggggttggtaaggttgtgatttagtgcaatatatccttcaaatcaaatcaaatcaattttatttatatagcgccaaatcacaacaaacagttgccccaaggcgctttatattgtaaggcaaggccatacaataattacagaaaaaccccaacggtcaaaacgaccccctgtgagcaagcacttggcgacagtgggaaggaaaattcccttttaacaggaagaaacctccagcagaaccaggctcagggaggggcagtcttctgctgggactggttggggctgagggagagaaccaggaaaaagacatgctgtggaagagagcagagatcaatcactaatgattaaatgcagagtggtgcatacagagcaaaaagagaaagaaacactcagtgcatcatgggaaccccccagcagtctaagtctatagcagcataactaagggatggttcagggtcacctgatccagccctaactataagctttagcaaaaaggaaagttttaagcctaatcttaaaagtagagagggtgtctgtctccctgatccgaattgggagctggttccaaaggagaggagcctgaaagctgaaggctctgcctcccattctactcctaaaaccctaggaactacaagtaagcctgcagtctgagagtgaagcgctctattggggtgatatggtactatgaggtccctaagataagatgggacctgattattcaaaaccttataagtaagaagaaaaattttaaattctattctagaattaagaggaagccaatgaagagaggccaatatgggtgagatatgttctctccttctagtccccgttagtactctagctgcagcattttgaattaactgaaggcttttcagggagcttttagaacaacctgataataatgaattacaatagtccagcctagaggaaataaatgcatgaattagtttttcagcatcactctgagacaagacctttctaattttagagatattgcgcaaatgcaaaaaagcagtcctacatatttgtttaatatgcgcattgaatgacatatcctgatcaaaaatgactccaagatttctcacagtattactagaggtcagggtaatgccatccagagtaaggatctggttagacaccatgtttctaagatttgtggggccaagtataataacttcagtaaCTTCAATCCTTAATCCTACTCCGTTAACATTACTAGaaaaagtcaaataattaccttgggGACAAGGACCGATTCCTCAACAACTATTTTTAATGACAGTTTACTTCAATTCAATCATCACTCACAGCTTCACAGTGAAGTGgggcagaggaggattttcatacaacatAACAGGTCAGATCTAGACTTACATCTCTCATGGACCTTCTGGCAAAGTGTAGCTGAACCTTCagctctttttaagaaaatccttctccataCCATTTCAGGATGAAGCTGGATGTATGATGTATGATTGGGATGTATGATTAACTGATCCAGTCCAAAGCCAACAGTACCTGGATTCACACATTGGAACTTATTCAGAGAGATTTTGATTTCCTTTGGACTGGCTGAACTTTGATGATTCTGCTGATGGTTGGGTAAATCTGTGCCTCACTGTCTTTCCACACATattgaaagaagaaaaagacactTACAAATTGAACCCTACAACCTCATGGTGTTGGTTTACACAGCCATAACTGAGATAAAATTCCCCAGGGTGAATTTTGGTTTATTTGTGAGTtggggccattattgtttttgttgttgatgtttttttttttttttttttattgctttgtGTGAAAAGTTAATGTGTGAACGTTCTAACACAAACAGGTATCTTACTTAAGTTTACTGTGTGGTCTTATTTCATCCATTCTGCTCCAGTAGCCGAACCTAGTTTCTAAACTGAAATTGTTGCTTTCAAAAAATTCCTTCCTCTATCCATGGAAGTTTTTTGGAACTGCCACCTCCtgacatacagtaccatactgtattTATTAATGAGAATATGTTTCACTGTGAGGTTAAAAGATGTAATTTTTAGAAATTTTACTATAAAGAGCCTGAGTGAAGAAAGGAAccgaacaaaaccgaaactaatgaaagaaaaatgaagcaaacatCAACCTCAGcactttaaatgaaatcaaaatgaaacattcataaCATGACCGAAAGTGTGTATAAAACTGAGCGCAGCCAACCTTGTCCTCATGTCCACAGCACTTGCAGCTatgagattttgtttgttttgacaagttttgtttgtcttcacattctgagttctcaCAGCATGTCTGTACCTTTGTTGTACACTTTATTTGTGATAGTACTTGTCCTGACGAGTACCTCTGATGAGTCCATGGCATCAGCCATGGGGAACTGTCCGTGTCAGATGAAGGCTACTCCCAaagacacgcacgcacacacaggtgTGTTGTAGTTAAATAAAACTTTCTTAATGCTATTGTTTTTGTATGAAAAAAATGTTGCTTTTTCTtcccaaaaatgaacaattcatAAGTGATACAAGGATATTTTGGTCAGTTTGATGAAGCTTTAATTATTGATTTGTTCAGATATTGCTGCGTTCGTCAACCTTCTTTCTATgcgttggacttgggaggttgaacgaAGTTGGACAAAAGTCAAATGAAACACTAATGTTACGAAAattaagcaaacgataagaaaccatcaagaacaaaagcaaaattaaatatggatgaattgaggttgtcagcggtgtttgttcaaatttttcaacagtttaaaaattctgccgAAGCGCTAGCTGCAGGAAACAAAGCTGAATGAAGGTTAAAGAACCACTCCAAAAGTCAACGAaagcccagatttcttgtttcgtgtgAACTTCATTGTCcctcgttagtgccgtgtgactggggctttagacTGTCGATGGATAGATTCATAGACAGAGAGATAGATAACTTTCCAATCAAGACAGCACAGTAAGGGTATGATCCAACCAACCTGCTGAAAGATTTGGTGTATCTGCCACATGAGCTTCCTCATCGAAACCTGACTGCTCCTCGAACACACCACCTTCATTGTTCCAGACGTCACAGCtgctgttctccacctcattcagcATGCTCATGCTGGTGGTAGATCTCTTTGATGACTGATCTGACAGGACGAATGAAAACTGGAGGCAGAGTGAACTGCACCTGCCTTTGGGCTCCACTCCTTCAGGTAAGTTGTCCTCTGATTTCTTCTCTGAAGCCCTCTGGGTGAGTTTTGTCCTGCAGTGAGTTGGGGAAGTGGCCATCTGGTGCAGCACAGCTGATGTGCCCCTCTGGCTTTCACTGGTGTCCTCTCTGCCCATTTTTTTAGAGCCACTTTGTTGCTTCTGAGCAGGGATGGGGTTGTTTCCTGACCCAGAACCCTTGAGACCTTGCACATCTTTAGCACGTTTCTCAGTCTCTTGGTAGATCTTCCAAAACAGGATGGTCATAATAGTCACTGGCAAATAGAATGCAGCAATAGCAGTGCAGAATGTAATAATGGGCTCCGACAGAAACTGGATGTAGCACTCGTTGGGCTGGACTGTCCGCTCACCCACAATGTACTGCCAGAACAGGATAGCTGGGGCCCACAGGATGAAGGAGATGGTCCAGGCTAATCCAATCATAGTCATTGCACGCTTGGTTGTACGTTTGACACGGTAGGTCAAAGGTCTAGTCACAGAAAAATATCTACGACAATTTGACAATAAGAGAATGGAACAGTGTCAGATCTACATGGACAATCCATACATGCACAATTTACCCACAGAATGAAACATGCATGTGTTCTTTGATTTATTAAGCAAAGATGAACTCAGTTAAAGGAGGGGGAACCCATCCACAGGAGTACCTGTCAAAGCTGATGACCAGTAGGTTCATGACGGATGCGTTACTGGCCACATAGTCGATCGCGAGCCACAAATCACAGACAACTGGACCCAAAGCCCAGTGGTTCATGATGATGTAGGTGGTGTACAGGTTCATGGACAGTGTTCCAATGGTCAGATCAGCAAATGCTAAACTCAGCAGGTAGTAGTTGTTCACGGTCTTCAACGCCTTATTGATCTTGAAGGACATCAACACGAGGATGTTGCCAACAATCGTGACAAGAGACAGTGATCCAGTGAGGAAGACAATGATGATAACCTATTAAAGGAAGAGCGATAATCAGAAATGAAtagaaactaaaataaaatgtgaaaaacagcATTTCATTTTAATTCAGTTGTTACTCTGCCCCATATTCCGAGCCATAATGTGATTTGGGATTTTGAACTCTCTGGAGAATATAGCTTTAATAGTGACATTGGAGGCCATTTAGTGCCACTTTGCAGAGTCTTTCACATGTTTGacaggttgaaatgatccaacatTAATGTGGCTTCAATTCTGCTATATGTATCAGGGCTGAAATTAAAAAATGGTCCATGATCAATCATTGAACCCAGTgaatcaaaacttcacacattctcaagaaatgttggtttctcagaatgcaaaagatggagaaccacatactacttttttctgggtcaggctcaaacatCTCAACTGCCCCTCATAGTTGTGTATTTCCTGCTTGTTTCTTGAAcaataaatgtctccatgtgtAACAGGGGGCCGGTCTATAGTTCTACGCTGTTTTGCGTTGAGCACAAAGTTTATTTTGGCGAGACTCCttttgggcagtggtgggcacatttctgataaccaataattatcaaagataaagttttcattatcagattatcttttcagataactttgaaatccattatcagactaattatcttccgataattttcagactgttaacgtggtaaacagatgtgtagttgtaccttttgtaaacagaggagagctgcttctagaagaaaccactctatcctctgcaggcaaagaagaactggtcaccaaaaaaagaacaccatactgatatgtggccaatatcacccaagtcatccagaggcatacatttttaacttatggttcaaattttaaccaaacttatttcggacaagttatttaaattaagtcACTTcttaagttttataaagtgaaaatatcagatatatgtattagttttaaagtaatgtgctaatttttaaggttttagtgtgggcatgctgtgtccaggtgcattatgggtgatagggtaatctcagtacgttcacgacaggagaatgcatttgagacactctgatcaggacaacagcattaaactctagtgcctaaaactctcatgaatatattctctgggtttatagacgttgttattgtgtttgcttttattaaattccacacatcttaaacgttacgtagcaagtagcaacacagattacgatttatgttctcacacacattgtacattcaaaaaccacacatctgaCTCttatttccagaagcaaaacgtaaacagaagctttttttttcaaacttaatttacaaaaactctcgatgggagacatcaaagtaaaaaaaaaaacatttacaagacaggtctgcggtgtttgcaaaggcacagtgcgagagttttgatgcttgtagcgcttcagctgTGTGATACCCTCACGActaccgaccagaatatcaaacagatttgattttcatctgactatacgatcggtgatcaggaggtggtcgtgagatgttaaacgcagctcattactccatgtatactaaacgatacaggacgcacgattaagctgaaactgtgcgatccaaaaaattctcacacgaatgaaaaatcagctga harbors:
- the LOC117531548 gene encoding muscarinic acetylcholine receptor M3-like → MHNTNLKFNRLIYAQAVHAQAGCWGTVVESSTLGAFVSEDSFTDLECTEDDVIFVELVVVLIVKVRSDLYQHQSTIHDGFQQYKSTYLSNVTDSPVNKTSIPPIEEFDPFGGHAVWQVIIIVFLTGSLSLVTIVGNILVLMSFKINKALKTVNNYYLLSLAFADLTIGTLSMNLYTTYIIMNHWALGPVVCDLWLAIDYVASNASVMNLLVISFDRYFSVTRPLTYRVKRTTKRAMTMIGLAWTISFILWAPAILFWQYIVGERTVQPNECYIQFLSEPIITFCTAIAAFYLPVTIMTILFWKIYQETEKRAKDVQGLKGSGSGNNPIPAQKQQSGSKKMGREDTSESQRGTSAVLHQMATSPTHCRTKLTQRASEKKSEDNLPEGVEPKGRCSSLCLQFSFVLSDQSSKRSTTSMSMLNEVENSSCDVWNNEGGVFEEQSGFDEEAHVADTPNLSAGVKKFTKGKKRTDEQLSSFSRREEGSQSKSVISLTADQSPAAITIKEAVMAKHLASKAKTEIHKRKNEKKASEKKAARTLSAILLAFIMTWLPYNIMVLVNTFCQECIPEMLWALGYWLCYVNSTVNPMCYALCNKTFRTTFRDILMCQWNKRKNKPQFQQRKAVAFCKRNIQFTQKS